CTATTTCATTGGCTGAAGCTGCCGATTTGTTTTTGATGGCAGCTCCATACAGTCAGACAAGTAAACAGAACTACGAGATCTTCCTGACTAAAACTCTGGCTTCTTACATCGCGGCTGCGCGGCCAGTTGATGAAATTACTCACGGCGATCTGATACGGTTTGTAGCCTACTGCGAGCATGATCGTGGCGTGAGCTGCCGGAGTCTGAAGCAATATACTTATTTCCTGCGGAGTTTTTTCCGGTGGTGTTTGCGGGCCGGGTACATCGAGAACGATCCGGCAGCGGCACTGCTCACACCTAAGTGTGTGAAGGATGGATCGCGTGTGCGAGGGATACCGCCAGCGCATCTGAGAAAGATGCTGGATTACACAGAGCAGACGAGCAAACGAAACTATGCGCTCATTCTGTTCATGGCGGTGACGGGCTGTCGGGTCCGGGCAGCGAGTGAATTGCGGTGCTCTAATCTTGATTTACAGTTGGGGTATGCCAGGCTGCTAGAGAAGGGCCGTCGCTGGGTGGTGTATGAGTTCGACCAATTGACGGCGGCGGCTCTTTCAGACTGGTTGATGAAGCGGCCAAATGTTGATCATGATTACGTATGGACCGGGCGCGGCCCGCACTACGAACCGCTGAAACACCAGGGGATACGGTCCATGCTGACCTATCTCTGCCAGAAGCTTGAACTGCCCCATTACACACCGCACCAGATTCGGCACAGCGCAGGCGAGATCCTGGCAAATCATGATCATAGTGAATTGGCGGTTGCGAGTGCGCTGAATCATCAGAGTTTACAGAGTGCCCGTATTTATATGCCACAGCGCATGGCGGAAACGCGACACTTGAGGCATGATATTGAAGCGACACTCTATCCCGATCGCGTTGATAGCCAACTTGAAAAGCCGCGAGCGGTAGGGCGGCCAATCCTCAAAATCGTGAAGTGAGCCGTTACCGGCTCACATTTTGAGATTCACTAAGGATAGTGACATTTTGTCATCAAATGTCACTATATATGGCTATAAAGAGACATCAGTCACTTTCGATGTGTTTAGAATTTGCTATAATTTTGGCCGTTCTCTATAGTTTTTAGTAGATTTGAGGAACCTATGAGCGCTGTTATCAACAAAAGCAAAACGGCGGCGCCGCCTACTCCCACACCCAATTTACTCCGCATTCTAACAGTCGCCACCCTGATCGGGTTGGTACTGGTGAGTGTACTGGCTTTCTATGTAGCTGGTACGGATATTGAGCAGGGTGAAGTCCAGCGTCTGTTTTACTTCCACATGCCATCCTTCTTCGGTGCGTTTGTGGCCTTCTCCGCGACTGTCGTCGGGGGCATCATGTACCTTTGGAAGCGCGAACCCAAGTGGGATCGCCTCGCTGTTGCCGGTGTCGAAGTCGGCTTTGCACTGTCCGTGATTACCCTGGCAACAGGTTCAATCTGGGCACGCCCGATCTGGAATACTTGGTGGACCTGGGACCCGCGCCTGACGTCCGCCGCTATTATGGTCCTGACCTATGCCGCTTACCTGATGCTACGTGCAGGCATCGATAACCCGGATACACGTCGTCGCTTCGCCAGCGTATATGGCATCTTGGCATTTGCCACTGTGCTGTTGACACTGTTCATTATTCGCTTCCGCGAAGATACGATTCACCCGGTGGTGATTGGCACCAGCCCACAAAATGCCCAGGGCACCTTCGAAGCAACCCCTGGCGTTGTTGGCGCACTTCTCCCGAACTTACTCTTCTGGTCGACCCTGCTACCCATCACGCTGATGTGGTACCGCATCCGCTTAGAAAACATGCTCGACTGGGTCAACCGTCAGAAAATGGAAGCGCTAGACGCATGATCACGTTCAAAAAATCGTTCACTTATCTTTTGCTCCTGGGGTTACTCTTGCTGATGGCCCTACCCAGCGTCATCGCCC
The Phototrophicus methaneseepsis DNA segment above includes these coding regions:
- a CDS encoding tyrosine-type recombinase/integrase; the protein is MSKAISLAEAADLFLMAAPYSQTSKQNYEIFLTKTLASYIAAARPVDEITHGDLIRFVAYCEHDRGVSCRSLKQYTYFLRSFFRWCLRAGYIENDPAAALLTPKCVKDGSRVRGIPPAHLRKMLDYTEQTSKRNYALILFMAVTGCRVRAASELRCSNLDLQLGYARLLEKGRRWVVYEFDQLTAAALSDWLMKRPNVDHDYVWTGRGPHYEPLKHQGIRSMLTYLCQKLELPHYTPHQIRHSAGEILANHDHSELAVASALNHQSLQSARIYMPQRMAETRHLRHDIEATLYPDRVDSQLEKPRAVGRPILKIVK
- a CDS encoding cytochrome c biogenesis protein encodes the protein MSAVINKSKTAAPPTPTPNLLRILTVATLIGLVLVSVLAFYVAGTDIEQGEVQRLFYFHMPSFFGAFVAFSATVVGGIMYLWKREPKWDRLAVAGVEVGFALSVITLATGSIWARPIWNTWWTWDPRLTSAAIMVLTYAAYLMLRAGIDNPDTRRRFASVYGILAFATVLLTLFIIRFREDTIHPVVIGTSPQNAQGTFEATPGVVGALLPNLLFWSTLLPITLMWYRIRLENMLDWVNRQKMEALDA